The following coding sequences lie in one Cannabis sativa cultivar Pink pepper isolate KNU-18-1 chromosome 5, ASM2916894v1, whole genome shotgun sequence genomic window:
- the LOC115717243 gene encoding glycine cleavage system H protein, mitochondrial, whose protein sequence is MALRMWASSTANALKLSSASKPHLSSTFSLSKSFSTVLDGLKYATSHEWVKHEGPVATIGITDHAQDHLGEVVFVDLPETGVSVSGGSSFGAVESVKASSDINSPISGEIVEVNSSLKGKPGLINTSPYEEGWMIKVKPSNPSELESLLGPKEYTKLCDEENAAH, encoded by the exons ATGGCACTGAGAATGTGGGCTTCTTCTACAGCCAATGCTCTCAAACTCTCTTCTGCTTCCAAACCTCATCTCTCCTCTACATTTTCTCTCTCCAAATCCTTCTCAACCG TTTTGGATGGTTTGAAATATGCAACTTCACATGAGTGGGTCAAACATGAAGGCCCAGTGGCTACAATTGGCATTACTGACCATGCTCAG GACCATCTTGGAGAAGTAGTGTTTGTGGATCTTCCAGAAACTGGTGTGTCTGTCTCTGGTGGTAGCAGCTTTGGAGCTGTGGAGAGTGTCAAAGCCAGCAGTGACATAAATTCACCAATCTCTGGTGAGATTGTTGAAGTTAACTCCAGCCTTAAGGGAAAACCTGGCTTG ATCAACACAAGCCCATATGAAGAAGGATGGATGATCAAGGTGAAGCCAAGCAATCCCTCAGAGTTAGAATCATTGTTGGGGCCTAAGGAATATACAAAGTTATGTGATGAGGAAAATGCTGCACACTAG